caatctCGTATTTTTGCAAGAAGCCACCGAAGGAAGTGATCTCAAGGGTTTTATGCCAACAGCAATGGGCATCCTCCATTGAAACACGATATCCTTGCATCTGACCGACTACCATGGAAATATGCGGCCTTCCATATGTCTCAACGAACTTTTCAGTTACAGGTTGTGATATAAATTGGCCCATAACTGAACTGCTGATGTTGCTAGGCTAAATGATGTTATGGATCGCGCAAGAAACCAGAAGCACTTCTGGAACACGAGGTAAAAATGTTTACTAGTATATACTACTACTGCAAGTGCATCCAACATCTAACTCAGTCAGTCATCACCACTATTAAAACCAAGCAACGAACATCATTGTGAATCGCCATCACTTAAGGAACAAAAGTCAAAAGTGCAGTTTGATTGATAATTAAAGTAAAAATCTATAGAGGTACGAGAACTCGAAATCTCTCTTACATGTTGTTACCTACCCTTGTGAGTTCCTTGACGAAGTTTTCTCCCCAATATGCAGCTGTGTATTTGCTGATATACTTGAACATAGACTCAAAACTAgattctctcttttcttcgGGTAGGGATAGAGCTTCATAAATTGCTTCACTTAACTCTTCTGTATTCCACGGATTAACCACGATTGCACCATTCAATGACTGGGCAGCTCCAGCGAACTCACTCAATATCAGAGATCCCTTCTTTTGCTGCTGGCATGCAATATACTCGTAGGATACAAGATTCATTCCATCCCGTGTACTTGAAACGAGACAGATATCCGAGACAGCGTATAAAGAGATCAGCTCCTCGAAGGGAACAGACTTGTGCATAAAGTGAATAGGAACAAATTCTATGGTGCCAAATTGGCCATTGATACGTCCCACAAGTTCATTAACAGTGGCACGAAGTGTTTGATACTCCTCTACATCGCCTCTTGAGGGTACAGCAACTTGAACTAAGACAACTTTGCCAATCCATTCTGGATGCTCCTGCaagaatatttcaaaagcatGTAGCTTTTGTGGAACTCCCTTGATATAATCAAGCCTGTCCACCCCGACGATTAACTTCACTCCTTGACCAAAACGTTTTTGTAATGAGTGAATTCGTTCCTGCACCAAGTGCTGCTTGATCCCTGTAGTGAACTTGTCCACATCTATTCCGATAGGATACGCTCCAACGGACACATTGTGGGAACCATACGTAAGACCTGTTGGAGTTGTTCTGCAGCCCAGAATTCGTTCCACAGACGACGTAAAATGACGAGCGTAATCATAGGTGTGGAATCCAATCAAATCACAGCTCAACACCCCTTCCAGAATCTCCTTACGTACAGGAAGAATACGATAAATCTCTGATGAAGGGAATGGCGTGTGCAAGAAAAAACCTAAACGTACATTCTTGAGTCCTTGTTCATCAATTTGACGTCGAAGCATTTGTGGGAGTAACATTAAATGGTAGTCATGAATCCAAACAAGATCGTTATCAGCGATCTTACCAACTATAACTTTGCAGAACTGTCTGTTGGCCTCAATGTAAGCTGCCCATGCAGCCTCATCAAAATTCATTTCTCCTGGATGATAATGAAACAAGGGCCACAAAATAGAGTTGCTAAATCCATTGTAGTGTAATTCTGCAATTTCATCACTCAGATAGATAGGAAAGCAATTGAACTTCTCTTTAAGGTCACTGTTCACCTTTTCCTGGTCAATAGCTGGAACTTCCAAACCAGGCCAGCCAAAccattgaaatttttgCTTTAGCCCTTGAAGCGCAGTAACCAATCCACCACTTGACATGTTGTATTGATAGTTGCCGTCAGAACCTTTTTTGATTGTAACTGGAACTCTATTAGAGATGACTAGAACATTTCCTTCCACCATTTCCTGAAAGTCTAGAAGCTTTGTTGAGAGAGACGAAACTAAGGAGGTAACTGGTAAAAATATTTAGACACTTGCTATTTTCAAGGTAGGGGAATGTCAGTTATACTTATACTACATACCAAATGTCGCGCAACAATTTCCAGGAGATGAAACTGAAACTACTGTATGCAGCTAAAAACGAGCAACAGTTCAGTTTCCTTACGGTTGTACGTGCCACTTCATAGCTTTTGCAATAAATCTGTCTACATATTTATCACTTATCAGTCTTGTCTGCGCTCTTAAcaatatcttcttcttccccATGGCGCTCTCTATCGTAGAACTCATCCAGAATCTTTGGTGAGATTCTATTCAGCATTTCCTTAGGGTAGATTCTCAACAGAGACCAAGCTTGATCTAACGACTCAAAGACAGTCCTGTTATCATAGGCACCCTGAGAAATAAATGTCTTCTCAAACTTGTCTAAAAACTCTAAGGAGAGTTTGTCTTCGATCGACAAAGCCTCttcaccaacaacagcTTTCATTGCAGCGGCATCACGACCTATAGCGTATTTAGCGTATAATTGGTTAGAAACATCACCATGATCCTTACGTGTCATACCCTCGCCAATAGCGCTCTTCATTAAGCGGGACAAAGATGGCAATACGTTGATAGGGGGATAGATACCTCGATTGTGCAGTTGACGATCGACTGATATCTGGCCTTCGGTAATGTAACCAGTAAGATCGGGAATTGGATGGGTGATATCATCGTTTGGCATGGTCAAAATGGGGATTTGAGTAATGGAACCGTTACGACCTTCCACTCGCCCTGCTCTCTCGTAAATAGTTGATAAATCTGTATACATATACCCCGGATAACCTCGACGGCCGGGAACTTCTTCTCTGGCAGCCGAAACTTCACGCAACGCATCTGCATACGAGGACATATCTGTTAAAATTGTTAGCACATGTCTTTCTGTTTGATATGCCAAATATTCAGCTGTTGTAAGAGCTAGACGAGGTGTGATGATTCTTTCGATAGTGGGATCGTTTGCCAGGTTCAAAAACAATGATGTTCTTTCCAGTGACCCATTCTCCTCAAAGTcttgtttgaagaaccGGGAGGTTTCCAAGTTAACACCCATAGCCGCAAAAACAATAGAAAAGTTCTCTTCATGACCATCGTGTACATCCTTAGTAGGCCTGACCAAACCTGCCTGTCTACAAATCTGAGCCGCAATTTCGTTATGAGGCAACCCTGAAGCGGAAAAAATAGGAATCTTTTGCCCCCGAGCGATAGAATTCATAGTATCAATAGCTGATATACCCGTGGAAATCATTTCCTCTGGATAGATACGAGAATAGGGATTGATGGGAGACCCGTTTATATCTAAAAAGTCTTCAGCAAAAACCTTCGGTCCATTGTCTATGGGCCTACCAGACCCATCAAAAACTCGTCCTAGCATATCTTCTGACACAGGgattttcaaattgtccCCAGTAAACTCGACACGAGTTTTCTTGACATCAATGCCAGAAGTTCCTTCAAAGACCTGAACAATCGCTCTATTGCCACGGACTTCTAGAACCTGTCCTGCTCTGATAGTTCCATCGGGTAGGGTAAGGTTAACAATTTCATTAAACCTAGGAAatttgacattttcaagGATCACTAAAGGGCCATTAACCCCGCCAACAGTATTATAATTGATACGAGGCTTAACCTTAAATGCTTCGGCCACGGCCTTCTTGTTTATTTCAACTCAAACGCTAGTTAGTATCATTAGGAGATAGAAAAGTATAGTAACAGAAGCTTACATAGTTCCTGGTCGGTGAGCATTGCTTCTTATTGAAGtcccttttcaaaaacagtGATAACAATAAGGAGTTGAATTCACTGCGGTGTATTTGTTCGTATAGATTGCGATGGCTGCTTCACTGGCAAGATGACTTAGGATGGAAATTACGCAGACGTACCATGAATTACATAGAAGGAGTAACTATTGAAGTTCAACTATCTCccatttttcatcttgtGCCTTCAAAATATTGGAATCAGCCCCAATTCTGTCAGATTCCTTGGAAACATTGAAGTCATTAGTAGGAGCTTCCAAGGTACTGTTTAAGTGAAATCTTGGACTATTGCTGACCTCTTCACCTGAAGTATGCTTCAATGACGCAACAACTTTGATACCAGGAGTGGCCTCAGTGATAATTCGCGATGAATTTGCAGTTTTACTTACgtctttcaaagaatacTTGTCTGTCATATCATCAATAACTTTTaattgatgttgaaagaaatcGTAGACCTTGGCATTCAATGATGGCAAGTCACCACATTCCTTTATTGAAatcatttttgatttcaaataAAGTTTATTATCGTGGTATAGGTTTTCGGTGAGGCATTGCTCAGATTCAGTGTCCTCTGGCAAAGGTTCCCTTGGTTTTGGAACTAAACCAAAGCTCCTTTGTAAGGATTTCTCTCCATTAGTTTCTTCAGTCAAGCACTCGATTTTGTTACCGATGATCCTCCAAATAAAGGAGTTTATATCGAATAAGTCATAAAGGGTTATATCTGAATTCCAAGTAGACTCCTGTTTGTTGAGGGTTAAGAAGTTTAAAACAATGTACGAAACGGCTTTAGAGAGACAATGTATAGTATCTCTGGATGGTTCATGGTCTTCTGGAATGCCAGCAAAATACCAATAGGACTCCCTACCTATCATGGTTTGAAATTCACACTCCTGGTTCTGATTATCGAAGCTGTATATCTTTATGCCGAAAGGGAGCTTTATGCCCAAATACCTGGAAGTCAATTGctgaaagatcaaaataGATTGAAATGACAAATTAGTCGTATTTCGATCATATAGCAGTATATCTTGTATATGTAACACAGGGACTTGCCTTATTCTCAGCTGTGTATTGGAACTTTTACTTACCTGAAGGACACTTACCAAAGTTTGTAATAAGTTTCCTCTGGCCATGCTGGTAGacttttccaaaaactcAAGTTTCTGATGAATATAACATTTGCTCAGCTCTTGGTCCATCCTACGTTTTTTGTGAGCGTTCTCTACTGACGACCTCAAATTAATAATATCTGCCTCTCTGATTCTTTTCTTAGAGAGTAGCTTCTCGATTCGTTGTTTCAACTGAGAATTGCGTATCTCCTGCTTATAGCACCTACTTTCAATCCTTAGAATCCGTCCCAAAATTATATGGCTTTCCACCTGCAATAACCCTAAATATAGGTTCTGCACTCCATGAGCTAAATCactttcaatttgattCTCACCACGCAAATTGTAATGTAAGCAATTTTTTAGCACGGTGTTGATACGGTATACCAATTCCGATGATTCAGATACCAACTCTACCAAACCTGTTTCCAATTTAAGTAGTTTATAGTTTATACATCCTGAGCATAGCAAGTTGGGGATTAGTTTCGCTCCATGGTGAGAAGACTTGACGGTAGGTATCAGACCGACGAGAACAGATTCTGACTTAGTTCTCATCCCCCCTAAAGTAAGGATCGTATAGGAGTAATCACATATTCCGCATTTAGGCGACTCTTTCATACCAGCTTGTTTAGAACTTAGGAACTTACATGCATTCGTATGATTTCTAGGATATGCGTGTGTGGTTCACGAGCGCTGCTCCCACCTTATCGCGAATTCGATGGTTCAGTGTGTCTATTCCTTTCTTTGTAATCAAAATAATCAGACTAGCTAAGCAGCATTCATTCAGTATAATAACGGGAGCAATGTTTCATGGATACATTAAATTACTGTTTTACGATACACTTCTTTTGACCAAAGGAATGAGTTGGTATGATGGTTGATTAGTCAGTcacttttgtttttctccAGCATTAGATGTTAACGCAATATTCCACAGGTAGCCCCCGTTATATTAGATGAAGTATACTTTTACCGTCATCAAAAAGCAACTGTGGACCTGAGTAAGAACTTTCAACGGTTAAAACTACAAAATAGCATACTTTACTCAATTGTCGATGACAGGAAGccatttttcagtttttcaGGCGTCATTTGCTGACGAAATTTTTGAGCTGCAGAATAAAAGATCATTTCGTACACCCACAAATTAGAAGCCTGATAAGCAATCGATGGGCACTAAGCCATTTATTTGTGCTTTAGTCACTGCAAGAAGCGTAGGTACAAAAGCACTGTGAGGATTGAGCTTTtcagctttcttttctacTGCTATCCCTCTATGTTTTCGTACACCGACAGTAGCCTGCTGCTACCACAAGATTAAATCCAACAATGTACTCGGGCCAGCTAATTGTGATTGTATGCCTTGATATCAGTTGTATCATGAAAAATGACGATTTCTCGATGTAGTCATAGATCTGAAGGTTGTGCCGTGCTGGGAGCGTAGGAATCACTGGGTCGTACAAGTTATGTAAGGGCATCAATACGTTTTTTTGTTGATGCAAATGAACCACGTATTTATCTCCTCGTTCCCCTACTTATAATAAGAGAGTTTGGTTCTGGTTTTTACTAGTGGAGTATACTGATTGCATAGCTAAACTGTTTCCACTTATTGACCAAAGTCATTCGAAGATTTTCAGGCGTTGTAGACAGAGAAAGCGTTCCGAAAACCATATTAAAATAGATAAGTGTTCATCCCCTTTAATGTTCTACCGTGCCACCTTTGAAATGGACTTAGTGTCTCTCAGGCTCGGAGTGCGTCAACTATCTTGATaaattttggagaacgTTGATAGTGGGATTCAGTCATCACACCCgtccaaagaagatttgctCAAGATAGTCCCTCTAGTCTCAGATACTTTGCAAGGATAGGGTGAGAGATAGGTTTGTATTCAACCCCAACTGCCTGGCACGGAATTTCAAATGGGGGAAGGGGGTGAACGTAACTAAgattctcttcaaacacaATTGTCAGTTGGTTAATGATAAACTCATATCCGTTTGAGCCCGCTACCATGGGTTGTTAACCTCGAAGTCAGCTGCAGCCTAAACACCTAGATGatgttttgatttttgttGTAAAGGCGGCTCACCTCTTCGGTGATTTCGTGTCAAACGAGATTCTCGTTGAGGCCTGACACAAAGAGATGTAATTTTTGACGCGTACTTTTaggaacaatttttctGCTATCTTAGCAGCGCCATGGCTATTGCTACTGGTTCATACTCACTGGTAGTAACCAAGACTTCAAGTGGCACATGATTACAAGATGTTGAGATTTCAGTGAAGTTCTCCTTGGTTATTTCGTTGGCAAAATATGATCCCCAACACCGAGACGAGAATTGTCTTGCTGCACAATCGTTGAACTAAGTCGTCTGCCCCTCCATTTTCACCGGCTGCCACCTCTCTTCCAGCTCATCGCAAGTCCGGATGATAGAGAGGTTTGCTGAACACAACTACCAGAGAGCAATAGTTTAATTGATAGCATGGACCAAGACAGAGGAGGGATCTCGAAGTGTTTTCTCGTAGCTGTTATTTTGGATCAGAACAACTAAAGTTTCGCAAGTGACAACATTGTCTGTTTACACCATCGTACCAGTTAGTGGACAACCGTATTTATCAACGTTTTGTTGTGAGATATTTGCTCCATTGTTTTCATTGGAAAAATTTGCACCATGATATTTTGTGTTTTGTAtgttctgaaaaatcttctAGGTTCTTATCCAATTATCACATTAACAACCATTTGGTTTCTCTACTGTTGCGGATGGGGATTTTCTGATCAGAATGTGCCAGTTTATGCTAGTATCAACAGATATTCATATCAAGCATTGGGGTTTTTACCGAAACGAATACATAAAGTTTTTTTACAAAGCTCAGAGAGTCAGCAACCCGGTCTTAAGAATCCTGACCTAACTAAAAAATTTCCCTTTTACTCTACTTCAAGTGGATCAAACAGTTATAATCTCCGTTTTTGTTGGAACTTGCCTATATGCATGCAATCAGTTTTAAGACAGCAGGGTGTTTGGTTGGCTCTGTCTAACTTGATACTAAACTTGTACTGTGGTATAAAAGAGTCATTGAAATTCATAAATAATCAGAAGGTTGACGATTATAAGTTTTGGCCGGGGTGTTGGTTGGTACGATTGCTTCACACTTTACAACAGGTGAACACGACATCATTTTACTGTAAATACAAAGGTGTAGAGGAAACCGTGGGACCTAAAAACAAATCTGAACAGTGTATAAGAACCAAGTGACTTACTGATCCTGCGATGGcatgaaaagtttctctGTTTGCTGAGCACGCGTCACTTCTTCTTGGCAGCAAGTAAATGTCTGATTTGAGCTTGAGCAGTTGTTTGTGAAAACAACtgaattcaaaatttgCCAGCTATCACGAATTTCAGCCAAGGCAGTTCCTCTACAGGTTAATGGTTTATGCCCCTCCCACACCAGTTGGAGTCTGGCAAGACCTAGAAAAATATAATAGACATAAACCGTTGAAAGGTCAAATATAGAAGCTCCGTGAAGAGTATTGGTAAGAACAATAAACGTTGATAAGCTACTACAACCAAAAAAAAGACGTTTTCAGCGTTAGGGAATGAATAGATTTATGAATACAGTGAAAAATCAGTTGCACAACAGAACGTATGAAAAGTGGAGATCAGGCCATTAAGGCAGAACTCTGTCATTAAAAATGGAGAAACTACGAAAGTTATCACACACTGGACATGGTTAATGCATAGTAGGTAGTCTTCAATTGCGAAAGACTGAAGTTGCTACTggttgaagaaattgcCTTCCAGCCGAAGGATTCACTTGCAAAATAAAAATATTATTCGATGATGAATTAAATAGAAAAATACAAATTTTGAATAATTTAATAAATCACATCTTAATCTAGGTACCCTGCAGCTCTAACTTAAACAAATGAGAATGTTAAAAAATTAGCTTTCAATAAAAAAAATGGTAGAACTTAAACTATGAAAAAAGTAaataaaattgaacaaatttCTAAAATATAGTACAATAATCTCGTGACGGGAGTAAGAAGACATTAAGCATTTTATCTAGAGATTCATTGTAACTTtatatttctttcttctaGTGTTTTCCGCATACTCCCAAGATAAACCATTATCATTTCTCGGCTATGAATGTTCCGTTagtttgatgatttgatcAAGTTGTGCATTTTTATGTATCACTTTAGATTCTGCATCTAGTTAAGTAATCAAAAAACTCGTCTTCTACTTGGGTACCAATGTCTTGCATATTAGTACCTAATGTTCCTCTTTTATGGATGTTTTTCAAGCGGATTAGTTATGGTTGAATTAATCTCTTCATCTATAGACTTGATTATAGAATCGAAACAAAGGTTTTTTATGGAAACGTTGACATTTTGTCATTTCAATCGGTAATCTCTCACTCTCAGAATGAATactagaaaaaaaagaaaagaaaactaaCAACTATAGAAATCTGCCTAAGTTAATGTAAGGATCACTCAAGTACTGAAAACGAGGAAACCCGGTACTTTCTAGGGATCATCATAAACATTATAAACTACTGATTGACTTGGCCAGTAGCGACAAGAAATGACCAATTCTTAGGATAACTTGCCTTGTACATCTTCTTGGCTCGCTTGGAGCTGCTTCTGCGTACTTTTAAGAATTCTTCGACTTCCGACATTGTCTTGAAGCTGGCAGATCTTTCGCCCATGCGGAAGAGCGGACCGCGACAGATGATGTCAGGATGCGCGACACGAGTGTGGACAAATTTTTCGCCCTCGGCTTTGACCTCTCTGTAAGAACCAATCCAGATGTGGCGAATTGCGGCTTGATGCGGCTTCTTTCGGCGCTCGTAAGCACCTCGGGCAGTCTCATCTCTATGGAACTCGCGTATATCGCCAAGGTTATATTTAGCCATGAGCTCTCGGCAGGAGGTAATCAGTTCGTACAGTGATGGCCTGTTGTCTTCACCATTAGGAGCCTCGAGTCTAAAGGAATAGTTTTGTATACGGTCATATTTTTGTGCTTTTGCTGGTGGACAAAGTGTTTTGTAGTAGGCGTCATGGTTTGTACTTTTGTCGTTCGCATAACCGCTGAAGGGGCTGTGGGCAATTAGACTAGGTAGGAGCAAGGCCCAAACGGGA
This is a stretch of genomic DNA from Komagataella phaffii GS115 chromosome 3, complete sequence. It encodes these proteins:
- a CDS encoding vacuolar ATP synthase subunit B; this translates as MILTSKAVAEAFKVKPRINYNTVGGVNGPLVILENVKFPRFNEIVNLTLPDGTIRAGQVLEVRGNRAIVQVFEGTSGIDVKKTRVEFTGDNLKIPVSEDMLGRVFDGSGRPIDNGPKVFAEDFLDINGSPINPYSRIYPEEMISTGISAIDTMNSIARGQKIPIFSASGLPHNEIAAQICRQAGLVRPTKDVHDGHEENFSIVFAAMGVNLETSRFFKQDFEENGSLERTSLFLNLANDPTIERIITPRLALTTAEYLAYQTERHVLTILTDMSSYADALREVSAAREEVPGRRGYPGYMYTDLSTIYERAGRVEGRNGSITQIPILTMPNDDITHPIPDLTGYITEGQISVDRQLHNRGIYPPINVLPSLSRLMKSAIGEGMTRKDHGDVSNQLYAKYAIGRDAAAMKAVVGEEALSIEDKLSLEFLDKFEKTFISQGAYDNRTVFESLDQAWSLLRIYPKEMLNRISPKILDEFYDRERHGEEEDIVKSADKTDK